One Flagellimonas sp. CMM7 genomic region harbors:
- a CDS encoding sialidase family protein, with protein MKKLVYNLLLITVFAPAFGFGQQTIESIKGKELFGDMKARHIGPALMSGRINDMEVHPTNSRIIYAGTAGGGVWKSSDAGATFNSLFDEHCQSIGAVELDPNNPDNVIYVGTGETWTRNSVSIGCGLFKSTDGGANWNKIGFEKSERIARVIVNPNNSQEIYVGVLGALWGDSDERGVYKSNDGGSSWEKLLYLDAKTGCADLTIDPTDPNILYASMWEFRRTGWSFESGGNNSALYKSIDGGKTWNKIHNGFPSGNLGRLAIAVAPSNPNVLYTAIEAEEDARKGLYKSNDAGESWEQLNNDFGITVRPFYFSRIVVDPKNEDVVVKGGLTGSISRDGGKTFKNLGNMHSDIHDIAFNINNSDVMYVGTDGGVYRTWDGGTTMEIVQNLPLSQFYHISVDDAKPYNVYGGLQDNGSWYGPSSSPGGVEAKDWNSVGFGDGFRVLKHPTKNVIYSEMQGAANVWRYDTDKMLLKTIQPLPISEETKLRFNWNAPMAVSVNQPERFYMGSQFLHKSEDMGNTWEIISPDLTTNDPTKQNQEDSGGLSKDNSGAENHTTIFTIAESSLDEKVIWVGTDDGNVQITQNGGKTWTNTTPNIPGLPENTWCYHIEASVFNKGTAYAVFDGHTQNDMKPYAYKTTDFGKTWSAIITDDVEGFARNIQEDYVNPDLLFLGTEFGLFITIDGGKNWKKFTNNMPAAAVHFIDLQKTTNDLVMGTHGRGVIIIDDISPLREINSELLNKNIHFFDTPIATINEKSSFSGSFGNETEFVGSSKPSSMQLKYFLKKRHTFGKMTLEIHDTNGNLIYELTPGKSKGINIVNWNFSRKIPKIAKGKTFTFGGFTAPKVAAGNYVAVLKKGKDTYEHPFELAYDKDSPLSKEDRDLKNSTTLQLYDMTQDLAYLVYEIDEIISSAEQTGDKKMVLKLNDLKNQLVITTGDNYVGSAEPQLREKMTTLYSKVAASYDKPTKSELENLALISSKFEEAKVTFSKLKTKYLKKQTVELKTFEEFLKAK; from the coding sequence ATGAAAAAACTAGTATATAATCTCTTACTAATAACAGTTTTCGCTCCTGCTTTTGGGTTTGGGCAGCAAACTATAGAATCCATTAAAGGAAAAGAACTTTTTGGAGACATGAAGGCACGCCATATAGGTCCTGCTTTGATGAGCGGTAGAATAAATGACATGGAAGTGCATCCTACCAATAGCAGGATCATCTATGCAGGAACAGCCGGGGGCGGTGTATGGAAATCAAGTGATGCGGGAGCTACTTTTAACTCTCTTTTTGATGAGCACTGCCAATCAATTGGTGCTGTAGAACTTGACCCCAACAATCCAGACAATGTAATTTATGTTGGTACGGGAGAAACATGGACACGTAATAGCGTTTCTATTGGTTGCGGTTTATTCAAGTCAACGGATGGTGGCGCAAACTGGAATAAGATAGGGTTCGAGAAATCGGAACGCATAGCCCGCGTAATTGTAAACCCAAATAATTCTCAGGAGATTTATGTTGGAGTACTGGGAGCCCTCTGGGGAGACAGTGATGAAAGAGGTGTTTACAAATCCAACGATGGCGGTTCAAGTTGGGAAAAACTTCTTTACCTAGATGCTAAGACCGGATGCGCAGATTTAACCATTGATCCCACCGACCCAAACATACTCTATGCTTCTATGTGGGAATTTCGCAGAACAGGATGGTCTTTTGAATCTGGTGGTAACAACAGTGCTTTATACAAATCTATTGATGGAGGTAAAACATGGAACAAAATACACAATGGATTTCCTTCTGGAAATCTTGGAAGATTGGCCATAGCCGTTGCCCCGTCCAATCCCAATGTACTATACACTGCTATTGAAGCGGAAGAAGATGCTAGAAAAGGTTTATATAAAAGTAATGATGCCGGGGAAAGCTGGGAGCAGCTTAACAATGATTTTGGCATCACGGTTCGTCCATTTTATTTTTCAAGAATAGTTGTTGACCCTAAAAACGAAGATGTCGTTGTTAAAGGGGGACTAACAGGATCTATTTCAAGAGACGGAGGCAAAACCTTTAAGAATTTGGGAAATATGCATTCAGACATTCATGACATAGCGTTTAATATCAATAATTCAGATGTGATGTATGTGGGTACAGATGGTGGAGTATATAGGACTTGGGATGGTGGCACCACCATGGAAATTGTCCAAAACCTTCCACTATCGCAGTTTTATCATATAAGTGTTGATGATGCAAAACCATATAATGTTTATGGGGGACTACAAGATAATGGTTCATGGTACGGCCCTTCCTCATCACCTGGTGGTGTTGAAGCTAAAGATTGGAATTCAGTAGGCTTTGGCGATGGATTTAGAGTGTTAAAACATCCTACGAAGAACGTTATATACTCAGAGATGCAGGGTGCAGCAAATGTCTGGAGGTATGACACGGATAAAATGTTGCTTAAAACAATTCAACCTCTTCCAATTTCCGAAGAAACCAAACTCCGTTTTAATTGGAACGCCCCAATGGCAGTAAGCGTTAACCAGCCTGAAAGATTTTATATGGGAAGCCAATTTTTGCATAAATCAGAGGATATGGGCAATACGTGGGAAATTATTTCTCCAGATTTAACCACCAATGATCCCACAAAACAGAATCAAGAAGATTCAGGCGGACTTTCCAAGGACAATTCGGGAGCAGAAAACCACACAACCATTTTTACCATAGCGGAATCCTCCTTAGATGAAAAGGTAATATGGGTCGGTACAGATGATGGCAATGTGCAGATTACGCAAAATGGAGGAAAAACATGGACCAACACTACTCCAAACATCCCTGGTTTACCAGAGAATACATGGTGTTATCATATAGAAGCAAGTGTCTTTAATAAAGGTACTGCCTATGCGGTTTTTGACGGCCATACTCAAAATGACATGAAGCCTTACGCATACAAGACAACAGATTTTGGAAAAACATGGAGCGCTATTATTACTGATGATGTAGAAGGTTTTGCTCGAAATATTCAGGAGGACTATGTAAATCCAGACTTGTTGTTTCTAGGAACTGAATTTGGACTTTTCATAACCATTGATGGTGGTAAAAACTGGAAAAAGTTCACTAATAACATGCCAGCCGCAGCCGTTCACTTTATAGACTTGCAAAAGACGACCAATGATTTAGTAATGGGAACACACGGTAGAGGTGTTATTATTATAGATGATATATCTCCTTTACGTGAAATAAATTCAGAATTATTGAACAAAAACATTCACTTTTTTGATACACCTATAGCAACTATTAATGAGAAAAGTAGTTTCTCTGGCAGTTTTGGTAATGAAACGGAGTTCGTTGGTTCAAGCAAGCCCTCGAGCATGCAACTGAAGTATTTTCTAAAAAAACGACATACGTTCGGTAAAATGACTTTAGAAATACACGATACAAATGGAAATTTAATTTATGAACTAACACCAGGAAAGTCAAAGGGAATCAATATTGTCAATTGGAATTTCAGCAGAAAAATCCCAAAGATTGCAAAAGGCAAAACATTTACGTTTGGTGGATTTACCGCTCCCAAAGTTGCTGCCGGAAATTATGTGGCAGTACTCAAAAAGGGCAAAGACACGTATGAACATCCTTTTGAGCTTGCTTATGATAAAGATTCTCCGCTTTCAAAGGAAGATAGGGATTTGAAGAACTCCACTACTCTACAGCTTTATGATATGACGCAAGATTTGGCTTATTTGGTATATGAAATCGATGAGATCATATCAAGTGCAGAACAAACTGGCGATAAGAAAATGGTTTTGAAGTTGAATGATTTAAAGAATCAGTTGGTGATAACTACCGGTGATAACTATGTTGGTTCTGCAGAACCTCAGTTAAGGGAAAAAATGACCACATTGTATAGCAAAGTGGCGGCCAGCTATGATAAACCCACAAAATCAGAACTGGAAAACCTAGCGCTAATTTCTAGCAAGTTTGAAGAGGCCAAAGTGACTTTCTCAAAACTTAAAACCAAATACTTGAAGAAACAAACTGTTGAGTTAAAAACATTTGAAGAGTTTTTAAAAGCGAAATAA
- a CDS encoding glyoxalase, whose protein sequence is MDSRSKNLLDIRPEIKQAQLHDDMGLDERFQNQTLRPVIKLQNFLLVEVFKNYIHKHKDAFYELSLEKRLEYIERAIQKDVKFRNSLKGMIIGQFTVEEYQMYTMNSSALNKRMMNMVIERLKDQVQLLENEVLV, encoded by the coding sequence ATGGATTCAAGATCCAAGAATCTTTTGGACATTCGCCCAGAGATCAAACAAGCTCAACTACATGATGATATGGGTTTAGATGAGCGTTTTCAAAATCAAACTTTACGGCCGGTAATCAAACTTCAAAACTTTTTATTGGTTGAAGTTTTTAAAAACTACATCCATAAACACAAGGATGCCTTTTATGAGTTGTCACTAGAAAAAAGGCTAGAATATATTGAAAGAGCCATCCAAAAAGACGTCAAATTCCGAAATTCCTTAAAAGGCATGATCATCGGTCAGTTTACTGTTGAGGAATATCAAATGTATACCATGAACTCTTCTGCTCTAAACAAGAGAATGATGAATATGGTCATAGAACGATTAAAAGATCAAGTTCAATTATTGGAAAATGAAGTGTTAGTCTAA
- a CDS encoding DUF2461 domain-containing protein, with translation MEIANFSLKITQHLSPVNNSTITKEAFNFLKKLAKNNNKEWFLKNKTTFKKHEADVKSFYENIQDHLNDHDEIEKMKMFRIYRDVRFSKDKTPYKTHFAGSFSRLGAHLRGGYYLRVKPGESFIATGFWEPNKEDLFRIRKELEMDASEFRGIINKKSFKEIWGELEGDGVKTSPKGFDKEHQNIDLIKKKQFIFVRNFTDKEVLSNSFIEEVDKSFKAIRPYFDLMSDILTTNLNGESILD, from the coding sequence ATGGAAATAGCTAACTTTAGCTTAAAAATAACACAACATCTTAGTCCTGTGAATAATTCAACAATTACAAAAGAAGCTTTCAACTTTCTAAAAAAACTGGCAAAAAACAATAATAAAGAATGGTTCCTAAAAAATAAAACCACCTTTAAAAAACATGAAGCGGATGTTAAATCTTTTTATGAAAATATTCAAGATCACTTAAATGACCATGACGAAATTGAAAAAATGAAGATGTTCCGTATCTATAGAGACGTTCGTTTTTCTAAAGATAAGACGCCATATAAAACACATTTTGCAGGTTCGTTCTCAAGACTAGGAGCGCATTTAAGAGGCGGATATTATTTAAGGGTTAAACCGGGTGAGTCGTTTATTGCTACCGGTTTTTGGGAACCCAATAAAGAAGATTTGTTCAGAATACGTAAAGAATTAGAGATGGATGCATCTGAATTTAGAGGTATCATCAACAAAAAATCTTTTAAAGAGATTTGGGGAGAATTGGAAGGTGATGGTGTAAAAACGTCACCAAAAGGGTTTGATAAAGAGCATCAAAACATTGATTTAATCAAGAAGAAGCAATTTATATTCGTCAGAAACTTTACAGACAAAGAAGTTCTATCTAATTCCTTTATTGAAGAAGTGGATAAATCCTTTAAAGCGATAAGACCATATTTCGACTTAATGAGCGATATCTTGACCACCAATTTAAATGGAGAGTCAATTTTAGACTAA